In Candidatus Goldiibacteriota bacterium, the following are encoded in one genomic region:
- a CDS encoding ankyrin repeat domain-containing protein, which yields MDEKNIQILTAVRNGNISQVEKLLGCGVNPDTEDESGNNLLKIAAYTGRSRIAAILAAKGADAKINGFSEIILAAITEDTAKINFIARNKKESLKETDTSGNTPLVFSILNWNYEAAGEIIDAMENIDPVNKFGNTPLIIAAERGNTRVVRKLIARGAKVNAVNKVSETALIYACSKGYADIVSELLHAGANPGIKNKYDDCAMIYAALSGNSLIIRKLASAGADVNVQGFWGKTPLMIASLKGHPEAVRELISLGADVEMKDRYGYTALMEAVGEANIDVMKAYTDKWEKNGHNHTEHNLPVEAAKEGYVETVKELLEAGADVKNTDEGGMTAFDHARDDEIRKALGEKKDLKKGTGGIQDAQ from the coding sequence ATGGATGAGAAAAACATTCAGATTTTAACAGCTGTAAGAAACGGCAATATATCACAGGTGGAAAAACTTCTTGGCTGCGGGGTAAATCCTGATACCGAAGATGAAAGCGGAAATAATCTATTAAAAATAGCCGCTTATACGGGGCGCAGCAGAATTGCCGCTATTCTGGCGGCAAAAGGCGCTGACGCGAAAATTAACGGTTTTTCAGAGATAATACTGGCGGCGATAACCGAAGATACGGCAAAGATAAATTTTATCGCAAGAAATAAAAAAGAATCGCTTAAAGAAACAGACACTTCAGGAAACACGCCGCTGGTATTTTCCATCTTAAACTGGAATTATGAAGCGGCAGGGGAGATTATAGACGCGATGGAAAATATTGACCCTGTAAATAAATTCGGCAATACCCCGCTTATTATTGCCGCTGAAAGGGGCAATACAAGGGTTGTAAGAAAACTTATTGCAAGGGGGGCAAAAGTAAACGCGGTAAATAAAGTTTCTGAAACAGCTCTTATATACGCGTGCAGTAAAGGGTATGCTGATATTGTTTCGGAACTGCTTCACGCGGGGGCGAATCCGGGCATAAAAAATAAATATGATGACTGCGCGATGATATACGCGGCGCTTTCCGGAAACAGCCTTATCATAAGGAAACTTGCTTCAGCCGGCGCGGATGTAAACGTGCAGGGTTTCTGGGGAAAAACACCGCTTATGATTGCGTCTTTAAAGGGTCATCCGGAAGCGGTAAGGGAGCTTATAAGCCTTGGCGCGGACGTGGAAATGAAAGACAGGTACGGATACACAGCGCTTATGGAAGCGGTGGGAGAGGCAAATATTGACGTTATGAAAGCATATACGGATAAATGGGAAAAAAACGGGCATAACCATACCGAACATAATCTGCCTGTGGAAGCCGCAAAAGAAGGGTATGTTGAAACTGTAAAAGAACTGCTTGAAGCCGGAGCCGATGTAAAAAATACGGATGAAGGCGGAATGACCGCGTTTGACCACGCCAGGGATGATGAAATAAGAAAAGCGCTGGGTGAAAAAAAAGATTTAAAGAAGGGTACGGGCGGAATTCAGGACGCGCAATGA
- a CDS encoding ankyrin repeat domain-containing protein, protein MRYLENSLFEAIMKKDIETAKMLIKQGASVNFRDRKGRSAVYFAVYSGSRPLAALMLKHATYTEKKRFGKLATAIALGNKRKIRNIISNNRKEIFKQDFLGNSELAFAAIYNDFYAASLLLKKNANPDVKNRSGNTPLMIAAERGAFETVRLLLKTKPMPDVNASDKNAETALSLASMNGHSRITELLINAGAKINTVNKYGNTPLISSVTNGRLKSVKKLIKAGADINSRGFWRKAAIHISVMKGFSGITEALIAAGAEINVKDQLGATPLGLAAAQGDHLTVSKLLKAGADPDVKLDRGKTALMVAAEAGYVKVVSLLLAAGASLNVTDYSGKTALCCAGSEKIKYMLEEVELGETGN, encoded by the coding sequence ATGAGGTATCTTGAAAACAGCCTTTTTGAAGCTATAATGAAAAAAGACATTGAAACAGCTAAAATGCTTATTAAACAGGGAGCAAGTGTAAATTTCAGGGACAGAAAAGGCCGTTCTGCTGTTTATTTTGCGGTATATTCCGGAAGCAGGCCGTTAGCCGCCCTTATGTTAAAACACGCCACATATACAGAAAAGAAACGTTTTGGAAAACTGGCAACCGCAATAGCGCTTGGAAACAAACGTAAAATACGCAACATAATAAGCAATAACAGAAAAGAAATTTTTAAACAGGATTTTTTGGGTAATTCTGAACTTGCTTTTGCCGCCATATATAATGACTTTTATGCCGCCTCGCTTTTATTGAAAAAAAACGCAAATCCTGATGTTAAAAACAGAAGCGGTAATACTCCTTTAATGATAGCAGCTGAAAGGGGCGCGTTTGAAACTGTAAGGCTGCTTTTAAAAACAAAACCCATGCCGGATGTGAACGCGTCTGATAAAAACGCAGAAACAGCACTTTCGCTTGCTTCTATGAACGGCCATTCAAGGATAACAGAACTGTTAATTAACGCGGGGGCAAAAATAAACACTGTAAATAAATACGGCAATACTCCTCTTATTTCTTCTGTTACCAATGGAAGGCTTAAATCCGTAAAAAAACTTATTAAAGCCGGTGCTGATATAAACAGCAGGGGTTTCTGGAGAAAAGCGGCGATTCATATTTCAGTAATGAAAGGTTTTTCCGGGATAACAGAAGCGTTAATAGCAGCCGGAGCGGAAATAAATGTAAAAGACCAGCTTGGCGCCACTCCGCTTGGGCTGGCCGCAGCCCAGGGAGACCATTTAACAGTATCCAAACTTTTAAAAGCCGGTGCTGACCCGGATGTAAAACTTGACAGGGGAAAAACAGCTTTAATGGTTGCAGCGGAAGCCGGCTACGTAAAAGTTGTTTCGCTGCTGCTGGCAGCCGGGGCTTCTTTAAACGTAACGGATTACAGCGGAAAAACAGCGCTGTGCTGCGCGGGCAGCGAAAAAATAAAATATATGCTGGAAGAAGTGGAACTGGGAGAAACAGGCAATTAA
- a CDS encoding peptide chain release factor-like protein yields the protein MITDTKLKILSDKITALGIKESDIFEKFMTSGNKGGQKANKSCNAVYLKHLPTGLEVKCKETRHREINRFLAKRLLVDKIEELQTGRSTRTDRADKIRKTKDRKRRKSASNNLKTPPLT from the coding sequence ATGATTACTGATACCAAATTAAAAATTCTTTCCGATAAAATAACCGCGCTTGGAATAAAAGAGAGCGATATATTTGAAAAATTCATGACATCCGGAAATAAAGGCGGCCAGAAAGCGAATAAAAGCTGTAACGCGGTTTATCTTAAACATTTACCCACCGGCCTGGAAGTTAAATGTAAAGAGACCAGGCACAGGGAGATTAACCGTTTTCTTGCCAAAAGGCTGTTAGTTGATAAAATAGAAGAACTGCAGACCGGCCGCAGCACAAGGACGGACAGGGCGGACAAAATCAGAAAAACCAAAGATAGAAAGAGAAGAAAATCAGCATCCAATAATCTTAAAACGCCGCCATTGACTTAA
- a CDS encoding TolC family protein: protein MKKVCFFILLTVFSYVSAGADCLPVIDKIIKNSPAVKKADENLNRQKMLSLASLGEMLPNISLRHNRYFLAAENGIEENGWDTYLNGRMVLFSGLSRINYYLAGTSLEASFEKNAEYSVILAAEEAISVYFEGASLSMETADYAESYTLMEKRLKELKRRETIGKSRKSETASAEVRYYSLKAQLIQYENNLQKVTDEISLMAGEAQEEFVLPECVNAEILDFDIDSAVENNPLILSQKEKVNYAQRVAWAQAGSFLPVVSVSASHKLGEDNYRYTGPSVSLFAEWSLFEGGARIAQTAAAAAAAKAAEQDYEDSKRFMKLKISGLYNDYKASLKRKEILKLAYEAAEKSAKAQESDYYLGNVSNLEVLQSMMDVTDSKRAYDRESAMLLKYAMLLKLYTPETKGTK, encoded by the coding sequence ATGAAAAAAGTGTGTTTTTTTATATTGTTGACGGTATTTTCCTATGTTTCAGCAGGCGCGGACTGCCTTCCGGTGATAGATAAAATAATTAAAAACAGCCCTGCCGTAAAAAAAGCCGATGAAAATTTAAACAGGCAGAAAATGTTATCATTGGCATCTTTAGGTGAAATGCTTCCAAATATATCATTAAGACATAACCGTTATTTTCTTGCGGCAGAAAACGGGATTGAAGAGAACGGATGGGACACTTACCTTAACGGCAGAATGGTATTATTTTCGGGGTTATCAAGAATTAATTATTACCTTGCCGGGACAAGCCTTGAAGCTTCTTTTGAGAAAAACGCGGAGTATTCCGTGATACTTGCGGCAGAAGAGGCGATATCCGTGTATTTTGAAGGCGCGTCTTTATCCATGGAAACCGCTGATTACGCGGAATCATACACCCTTATGGAAAAGCGTTTAAAAGAATTAAAAAGAAGGGAAACAATCGGGAAATCAAGAAAAAGTGAAACAGCATCCGCGGAAGTCAGGTACTATTCTTTAAAAGCCCAGCTTATACAGTATGAAAATAATCTGCAGAAAGTAACGGACGAAATAAGCCTTATGGCAGGGGAGGCGCAGGAAGAATTTGTCCTTCCTGAATGTGTTAACGCTGAAATTTTAGATTTTGACATTGATTCGGCCGTCGAAAATAACCCGTTAATACTGTCACAAAAAGAAAAAGTTAATTACGCGCAGCGTGTTGCATGGGCGCAGGCGGGAAGTTTTCTGCCTGTGGTAAGCGTATCGGCTTCGCATAAACTGGGTGAAGACAATTACAGATATACAGGCCCTTCGGTTTCGCTTTTTGCGGAATGGAGCCTGTTTGAAGGCGGCGCCAGAATCGCGCAGACTGCGGCCGCCGCAGCTGCCGCTAAAGCGGCAGAGCAGGATTATGAGGATTCAAAAAGATTCATGAAATTAAAAATAAGCGGACTGTACAATGATTATAAAGCGTCCTTAAAAAGGAAAGAAATATTAAAGCTTGCTTATGAAGCCGCGGAAAAAAGCGCCAAGGCGCAGGAAAGCGACTATTATCTGGGCAATGTTTCAAATCTTGAAGTTCTTCAGTCAATGATGGATGTGACAGATTCAAAGCGCGCGTATGACAGGGAAAGCGCCATGCTGCTTAAATACGCGATGCTTCTTAAGCTATATACTCCGGAAACCAAGGGGACAAAATGA
- a CDS encoding cupin domain-containing protein: protein MKKINENEVPAKFGAWGSRYLFNEPDFSAGSAELIPGKEIAEHMHNDEKEFFYFIKGTPLFKACGKEYRVSEGDAFLVEAGESHALINDTNGVIKINFVKMKIGK from the coding sequence ATGAAAAAAATAAATGAAAATGAAGTACCCGCGAAGTTTGGCGCGTGGGGTTCACGGTATCTTTTTAATGAGCCTGATTTTTCCGCGGGAAGCGCTGAATTAATACCCGGTAAAGAAATAGCGGAACACATGCATAATGACGAAAAAGAGTTTTTCTATTTTATAAAAGGAACTCCGCTTTTTAAAGCGTGTGGAAAAGAATACAGGGTGTCCGAAGGCGACGCTTTTCTTGTGGAAGCGGGAGAATCGCACGCTTTAATAAACGACACAAACGGCGTGATAAAAATAAACTTTGTTAAAATGAAAATCGGAAAATAA
- a CDS encoding iron-containing alcohol dehydrogenase yields the protein MTGFNLLFPPVVRFGEGSLCLLEKEHIPGINGVIVTGGNSSKKSGALDRAAAYLKKNGKKIHIFDGVEPEVSVETVDKAARFCKTVKADFIIGLGGGSALDCAKAAAGCAVDKYSVVDYLKEKVKLKNSPLFFIAVPTTAGTGSECTKNSVLTWTEKKIKISLRGDMLVPRLVLADPQLTYSMPPDITAWTGMDALTHAVESYFSSGANEVTKSLSVSAIKMIQANLVKAYKNGDNKEARRAMLLGSLTAGFAFANAGLGAVHGLGHPVGAVCKMPHGLVNAIMLSYVLKYNKKACLKGMKALEKEAGNDIIETVSGLNKKMNIPEKISDVCGKAKELSGLILSTTAYSGSMQYNPVKMDAEKTEKLLKRVL from the coding sequence ATGACAGGTTTTAATCTTCTTTTTCCGCCTGTTGTGCGTTTTGGCGAAGGGTCATTATGCCTGCTTGAAAAAGAGCACATACCGGGCATCAATGGTGTAATTGTGACAGGCGGAAATTCTTCAAAAAAATCCGGCGCTCTTGACAGGGCGGCGGCATATCTTAAAAAAAACGGTAAAAAAATACATATTTTTGACGGGGTGGAACCTGAAGTTTCTGTTGAAACAGTTGATAAGGCGGCGCGGTTTTGTAAAACCGTAAAAGCGGATTTTATAATAGGGCTTGGCGGGGGAAGCGCGCTGGACTGCGCCAAAGCCGCGGCCGGATGCGCTGTGGATAAATACAGTGTTGTTGATTATCTAAAAGAAAAAGTAAAACTGAAAAATTCACCTTTATTTTTTATTGCTGTTCCCACAACCGCAGGAACAGGTTCTGAATGTACAAAAAATTCTGTGCTAACCTGGACAGAGAAAAAAATAAAAATAAGCCTTCGGGGTGATATGCTTGTGCCGCGGCTGGTTCTGGCTGACCCGCAGCTTACATATTCCATGCCGCCAGATATCACGGCATGGACGGGAATGGACGCTTTGACCCATGCTGTTGAATCATATTTTTCCTCCGGCGCCAATGAAGTGACAAAGTCGCTGTCTGTGTCCGCCATAAAAATGATTCAGGCAAACCTGGTTAAAGCATATAAGAACGGAGATAATAAAGAGGCCAGGCGCGCGATGCTTCTTGGAAGCTTAACCGCCGGTTTTGCCTTTGCAAACGCGGGGTTAGGCGCTGTGCACGGGCTTGGGCATCCCGTAGGCGCTGTCTGCAAAATGCCGCACGGGCTGGTAAACGCCATAATGCTGTCTTATGTTTTGAAATATAATAAAAAGGCTTGTTTAAAAGGGATGAAAGCCCTTGAAAAAGAAGCAGGAAATGACATAATAGAAACAGTTTCCGGGTTAAATAAAAAAATGAACATACCGGAAAAAATAAGTGATGTATGCGGCAAAGCCAAAGAACTGTCCGGACTGATTCTTTCAACCACAGCATATTCGGGTTCAATGCAGTATAACCCCGTGAAAATGGATGCTGAAAAAACAGAAAAACTTTTAAAGAGGGTTTTGTGA
- a CDS encoding sensor domain-containing diguanylate cyclase, with product MVEINNTNNYKAVFDSLYTGVYFVNKDRVITYWNTAAEKITGYLAKDVIGKHCWDNTVAHLDMKGRNLCNDQDCPILKAIVDNRLVQEEMYVKHAEGFRIPVDSNISPIADENGVITGAIEIFTDNLAKVEAFQKFEKLKQLVFIDSLTGVGNRRYTEIKVNVKLQKLAKYAWEKDFGLLFVDVDDFKKINDVHGHEAGDRALRMVARTLINNIREHDFIGRWGGEEFIAVISDVDKKALFLIAEKLRSLVQEAEVAYMDKKIKLTVSIGATLAKRNESIGDLVNRADGLMYYSKHLEKNCVTIG from the coding sequence ATGGTTGAAATCAATAATACTAACAATTATAAGGCTGTTTTTGACAGCCTTTACACAGGTGTGTACTTTGTCAATAAAGACAGGGTAATTACATATTGGAATACGGCGGCTGAAAAGATAACAGGATATTTGGCCAAAGATGTTATTGGTAAACACTGCTGGGATAATACGGTCGCGCACCTTGATATGAAAGGCAGAAATCTTTGTAATGATCAGGACTGCCCAATATTAAAGGCGATTGTGGATAACCGGCTTGTGCAGGAAGAGATGTATGTAAAACACGCGGAAGGTTTCAGGATACCTGTTGATTCAAACATAAGCCCGATTGCTGATGAAAACGGGGTGATAACAGGGGCTATAGAAATTTTCACTGATAATCTTGCCAAGGTGGAAGCTTTCCAAAAATTTGAAAAATTAAAACAGCTTGTTTTTATAGATTCGCTTACAGGTGTGGGTAATAGAAGGTATACAGAGATTAAAGTAAACGTAAAACTTCAGAAACTCGCCAAATACGCATGGGAAAAAGATTTTGGGCTTTTATTTGTTGATGTTGATGATTTTAAAAAAATAAATGATGTGCACGGGCACGAAGCAGGCGACCGCGCTTTACGAATGGTGGCAAGGACTCTGATTAACAATATAAGGGAGCACGATTTTATAGGCAGGTGGGGCGGGGAAGAGTTTATAGCTGTAATTTCAGATGTGGATAAAAAAGCGCTTTTTTTAATTGCGGAAAAACTAAGATCGCTTGTGCAGGAAGCGGAAGTTGCGTACATGGATAAAAAAATAAAACTTACCGTATCCATAGGCGCAACCCTTGCTAAAAGAAACGAGTCTATAGGCGATCTGGTAAACAGGGCGGACGGGCTTATGTATTACAGCAAACATTTGGAAAAAAACTGCGTCACAATTGGATAA
- a CDS encoding efflux RND transporter permease subunit: MTLSDLSIKNPVLAWMIMAAVALFGFIAYSGLGVSQMPDVDAPTLNVSTGWEGAAPEVMEKEITDIIEEAALGVEGVEEITSSSSRGRSNVTVSFSLDRNIDAALQDLQSTVNRAVRKLPDDADIPVITKSNPEDMPIMWLSVSGSRDKKFIMEYTRDHVKDAFSTIKGVSEVSLGGYLDPKVRVWLDTKKMASNEITAEDIISAVEQGHREFPAGNLDNGARETNIRVMGEAGTVDELASIIIPARKGSPIWKTLRIKDVARVEDGLEDLTRLARTDGKESVGLGVRKQRGENSVQVAERVKKKVSEIQKSLPEGLELEIRSDGTKFIREAADEMIFVILLSVILTSLVCWLFLGSLRSAFSVFLTIPMSILGAFFLMRVMGFTLNTFTFLAVSLVIGIVVDDAIMMAENITRHFENGESKIRSSIRGAREITFAAVAATVAILAIFVPVIFMEGVIGRYLFQFGVTISAAVAISLLGALTLTPMLSSQLMEKNKGSIIDKPFNVFKGWYRRTLESALNHRKKVVIAAFFIFGVSLFLGLAVKKEFAPTQDVAIMIIRVQLAPGSALKATDKAMLEIEKIVTSRPEVSAYFANISAGSAFMFVSLFDKKERPVDPATGRRLSQQQLSDVLRKEFKQVKGIRSANIQDPSVVSVGAGRRGYPVEFIVTGPEWDNLSVYAAALAEEMDKSGLMTDADTDYRTGMSELRIIPDRKKAFDRGVSISSIGIAVGSVYGGVSAGQFTRGGKRYDIIVQYKPEERKNAEKIKNLMLRNSRGEMIKLSEVADFVEEKTLVSITRQDRERAVRVYANVATGSSQGEAIEFTQKKAKEIIPEGYTIKTSGSTKGFSDTFISLAIALMLGILISYMVLASQFNSLVHPVTVLMALPFSLTGALIALFISGNTINIYSAIGIILLMGIVKKNSILLVDFTIHAREQGMDTKEAILYACPLRLRPIIMTSVATIAAAIPPALALGPGAESRIPMSVVIIGGVIVSTLFTLFVVPMFYSLLSGFENKEHFNEVKNVMEEFK, from the coding sequence ATGACGCTTTCTGACCTTTCCATAAAGAATCCCGTTCTTGCCTGGATGATAATGGCGGCTGTGGCGCTTTTTGGGTTTATTGCGTACAGCGGGCTTGGCGTAAGTCAGATGCCGGACGTAGATGCTCCCACGCTTAATGTATCAACGGGATGGGAAGGCGCGGCGCCGGAAGTAATGGAAAAAGAAATAACTGATATTATAGAAGAAGCGGCGCTTGGAGTGGAAGGTGTTGAAGAAATTACGTCCTCTTCGTCCCGCGGAAGGTCAAATGTAACTGTTTCATTCAGCCTTGACCGTAATATTGACGCGGCGCTGCAGGACCTGCAGAGTACGGTAAACAGGGCGGTCAGAAAACTTCCTGATGACGCGGATATTCCCGTAATAACCAAAAGTAATCCTGAAGATATGCCCATAATGTGGCTGTCTGTTTCCGGCAGCCGTGATAAAAAATTCATTATGGAATATACAAGGGACCATGTTAAAGACGCGTTTTCCACCATTAAAGGGGTATCGGAAGTCTCGCTTGGCGGATATCTTGACCCAAAGGTAAGGGTCTGGCTTGATACAAAAAAAATGGCTTCTAATGAAATAACAGCTGAAGATATTATCAGCGCTGTTGAACAGGGGCACAGGGAATTTCCCGCGGGAAACCTTGATAACGGAGCAAGGGAAACAAACATAAGGGTTATGGGTGAAGCCGGAACTGTTGACGAACTTGCGTCAATAATAATACCGGCAAGAAAAGGTTCTCCTATCTGGAAAACTTTAAGAATAAAAGACGTTGCGCGCGTGGAAGACGGCCTGGAAGATTTAACACGGCTTGCAAGGACAGACGGAAAAGAATCAGTGGGCTTGGGGGTAAGAAAACAGCGCGGTGAAAATTCCGTGCAGGTCGCGGAAAGGGTAAAAAAGAAAGTTTCTGAAATACAGAAAAGCTTGCCGGAAGGCCTGGAGCTTGAAATACGGTCTGACGGCACCAAATTTATCAGGGAAGCGGCTGATGAAATGATATTTGTAATATTACTCTCCGTAATTCTTACCTCTCTTGTATGCTGGCTTTTTTTGGGTTCGCTGCGTTCGGCGTTCAGCGTGTTTCTTACAATTCCAATGTCCATATTGGGCGCTTTTTTTCTGATGAGGGTAATGGGTTTCACTCTTAATACATTTACTTTTCTTGCTGTTTCTCTTGTAATAGGAATAGTTGTTGATGACGCCATAATGATGGCTGAAAATATAACGCGTCATTTTGAAAACGGCGAATCAAAGATAAGGTCTTCCATACGCGGCGCCCGCGAAATAACATTCGCGGCTGTGGCGGCCACTGTTGCCATACTTGCCATATTTGTTCCTGTTATTTTTATGGAAGGGGTGATAGGCAGATACTTATTTCAGTTTGGCGTCACTATTTCAGCTGCTGTGGCAATATCACTTTTAGGAGCGCTTACTTTAACGCCCATGTTAAGTTCTCAGCTGATGGAAAAAAATAAGGGAAGTATTATAGACAAGCCTTTTAATGTGTTTAAGGGCTGGTATAGAAGAACCCTTGAATCCGCCTTAAATCACAGAAAAAAAGTTGTTATTGCGGCATTTTTTATTTTTGGAGTTTCACTTTTTTTAGGGCTGGCAGTTAAAAAAGAATTTGCTCCGACTCAGGATGTGGCCATAATGATAATAAGGGTTCAGCTTGCCCCGGGGTCCGCTTTAAAAGCCACGGATAAGGCAATGCTTGAAATTGAAAAAATAGTCACATCAAGGCCGGAAGTATCCGCGTATTTCGCCAATATAAGCGCGGGTTCGGCATTTATGTTTGTCTCTCTTTTTGATAAAAAAGAAAGGCCTGTTGATCCTGCCACAGGCAGGCGTTTAAGCCAGCAGCAGTTATCTGATGTATTAAGAAAAGAATTTAAACAGGTAAAAGGGATAAGAAGCGCCAATATACAGGACCCTTCGGTTGTAAGCGTGGGCGCGGGAAGAAGGGGATATCCGGTAGAATTTATTGTAACAGGGCCGGAATGGGATAACTTGTCAGTCTACGCCGCTGCCCTTGCCGAAGAAATGGATAAAAGCGGGCTTATGACAGACGCTGATACGGATTACAGGACAGGCATGTCGGAACTTCGCATAATACCGGACAGAAAAAAAGCTTTTGACCGCGGAGTCAGCATAAGTTCCATAGGTATTGCCGTGGGATCAGTTTATGGCGGCGTAAGCGCGGGACAGTTTACCAGGGGAGGAAAAAGGTACGATATAATTGTACAATATAAACCTGAAGAGAGAAAAAACGCGGAAAAGATAAAAAATCTTATGCTCCGTAACAGCAGGGGCGAAATGATAAAACTTTCCGAAGTGGCTGATTTTGTGGAAGAGAAAACGCTTGTATCAATTACAAGGCAGGACCGCGAACGTGCCGTGCGCGTATATGCCAATGTGGCAACCGGAAGTTCGCAGGGAGAAGCAATAGAATTTACCCAAAAAAAGGCAAAAGAAATAATACCCGAAGGCTATACTATAAAAACTTCCGGCAGCACAAAAGGTTTCAGTGATACGTTTATAAGCCTTGCTATTGCGCTGATGCTGGGAATTTTAATTTCTTATATGGTACTGGCTTCGCAGTTTAACAGCCTGGTGCATCCTGTTACTGTTCTTATGGCGCTTCCCTTCAGTCTAACCGGCGCTTTAATAGCTTTGTTTATAAGCGGTAATACAATTAATATTTACAGCGCCATCGGTATAATTCTGCTTATGGGTATTGTTAAGAAAAATTCAATCCTTCTTGTAGACTTTACCATACACGCGCGCGAACAGGGTATGGACACTAAAGAAGCAATATTATATGCCTGCCCTTTAAGGCTCCGCCCTATTATCATGACCTCTGTGGCCACAATAGCCGCGGCAATACCGCCGGCTTTGGCTCTGGGGCCGGGCGCGGAATCAAGAATACCCATGTCAGTTGTAATTATAGGCGGTGTTATCGTATCAACCCTGTTTACCCTTTTTGTGGTACCAATGTTTTACAGCCTGCTTTCAGGATTTGAAAATAAAGAACATTTTAATGAGGTAAAAAATGTAATGGAAGAATTTAAGTGA
- a CDS encoding glycosyltransferase family 39 protein, with amino-acid sequence MSEEEKVLSLKTVIFFVIIICVFALFRFFFVYNPIDSTEGELAYFGKNTGAETMYAQNDTKLMPLSAYIYRAAFSFAGENPEAVRKLGVIYFLLTAALLFMAARTYFGNVLSLFAVFMYGLYQNTHAGGGLNAYPSYFSQIFLLLAFLFVAELEEGFENADYALSGIFIGAAFLTMAQAVFFIFVPLYFLLKREKSNALKHLLFLTAGFFTVIIAACIYMLKEGMLAGFGRAVAGQFSFYGTAGIAAVLPVYLFGTAAFVISIIIFLFKKGKIESFPVLISGICAIICGLIASIAGEKGPFLTAVPFLALSSALLLQCLNLDKDTVKNGIYIFILALIIIPAHFYTSGMKTYIGLAGVTEEKQYDSLNAAEIIKTSGAKSLAVTEGCREIMFLSGIKPAGRNFYDGEADIKCVERIDSEEHNFEGDGLMAVTKYYMIYGRGVRNEKNK; translated from the coding sequence GTGAGCGAAGAAGAAAAAGTATTGTCATTAAAGACTGTAATATTTTTTGTCATCATTATCTGTGTTTTTGCGTTGTTCAGGTTTTTCTTTGTATATAACCCCATTGATTCCACGGAAGGGGAACTTGCGTATTTTGGAAAAAATACAGGCGCGGAAACAATGTACGCGCAAAATGATACAAAACTTATGCCTTTATCTGCTTATATTTACAGGGCGGCTTTTTCTTTTGCGGGTGAAAATCCGGAAGCCGTAAGAAAACTTGGCGTTATTTATTTTTTACTGACAGCGGCGCTTCTGTTTATGGCGGCAAGGACATATTTTGGGAACGTCTTATCATTATTTGCGGTTTTTATGTACGGTTTATATCAGAACACCCACGCCGGCGGTGGGCTTAACGCGTATCCTTCATATTTTTCTCAGATTTTTCTTCTGTTAGCTTTTCTTTTTGTGGCGGAACTGGAAGAAGGATTTGAAAATGCCGACTACGCGCTTTCAGGTATTTTTATTGGCGCGGCATTTTTAACAATGGCACAGGCGGTGTTTTTTATTTTTGTGCCTTTATATTTTCTTCTTAAAAGAGAAAAAAGTAATGCACTAAAACATTTGCTGTTTCTGACAGCCGGTTTTTTCACCGTAATCATTGCAGCATGTATTTATATGTTAAAAGAAGGGATGCTGGCGGGTTTTGGAAGGGCTGTTGCAGGGCAATTTTCTTTTTACGGTACTGCTGGAATAGCAGCTGTGCTTCCGGTATATCTGTTTGGAACGGCCGCATTTGTGATAAGTATTATTATTTTCTTGTTTAAAAAAGGGAAAATAGAAAGTTTTCCTGTTTTAATATCCGGAATCTGCGCTATAATCTGCGGCCTGATTGCATCTATAGCCGGGGAAAAGGGGCCGTTTCTTACAGCGGTTCCATTTTTGGCCTTATCGTCAGCGCTGTTACTTCAATGCTTGAATTTGGATAAAGATACGGTAAAAAATGGTATTTATATATTTATACTGGCGCTTATAATTATACCTGCGCATTTTTACACCTCCGGAATGAAAACATATATAGGTTTGGCAGGAGTAACAGAAGAAAAACAGTATGACTCTTTAAATGCGGCGGAAATAATAAAAACAAGCGGCGCAAAATCGCTTGCAGTAACCGAAGGTTGCAGGGAAATAATGTTTTTGTCGGGCATAAAGCCTGCCGGAAGAAACTTTTACGACGGTGAAGCTGATATAAAATGCGTGGAACGTATTGATTCAGAAGAACACAATTTTGAAGGGGATGGCCTTATGGCGGTCACAAAATATTATATGATTTACGGAAGGGGTGTACGGAATGAAAAAAATAAATGA